A genomic window from Micromonospora sp. WMMA1947 includes:
- a CDS encoding trypsin-like peptidase domain-containing protein has translation MGGTDVTDGWDWRRPGGSPAPGGPASGRPPRNAPDQATSPWWSDALADPWRDPYAPAAVVVPAAPTPGAGEPEPVTDPDLPARPGLRQVVLISLVTALLAGSLGSALTYAFLRGGDVPTIGAQSGQAPALAQRKPESLAGVAERVLPSVVTIRVVSLGGTSEGSGFVVTNEGHIITNDHVVADGPGKATVVFNDGSTAAGTVVGQDPESDLAVIKVSRSGLTPVQFGDSDALAVGDPVLAIGSPLSLANTVTAGIVSALDRTMQAGEPGGPTRYYAAIQTDAAVNHGNSGGPLVDGAGRVVGVNSTIKSLVADGQEAGNIGLAFAIPINQAKRITEDIIGTGKARRTVIGAQVGGTGATGGGVRLNAVEPAGPAAAAGLRTGDVVLRLDGHPMTDPTDLVALVRKYAPGSVVTVEYRRGSSRQNASVTLAADAK, from the coding sequence GTGGGAGGCACCGACGTGACCGACGGCTGGGACTGGCGGCGGCCCGGCGGATCGCCGGCACCGGGTGGGCCGGCGTCCGGACGACCGCCGCGCAACGCCCCGGATCAGGCGACGTCGCCGTGGTGGTCCGACGCGCTGGCCGACCCCTGGCGGGACCCGTACGCACCCGCCGCCGTGGTGGTTCCGGCGGCGCCGACGCCGGGGGCGGGGGAGCCGGAGCCGGTCACCGACCCGGACCTGCCGGCCCGGCCCGGGCTGCGCCAGGTCGTGCTCATCTCCCTGGTCACCGCGTTGCTGGCCGGTTCCCTGGGCAGCGCCCTGACGTACGCCTTCCTGCGCGGCGGTGACGTGCCGACGATCGGTGCGCAGAGCGGCCAGGCCCCCGCGCTGGCCCAGCGCAAGCCCGAGTCACTGGCCGGGGTGGCCGAGCGGGTCCTGCCGAGCGTGGTCACCATCCGGGTGGTCAGTCTCGGCGGCACCAGCGAGGGCTCCGGCTTCGTGGTGACGAACGAGGGCCACATCATCACCAACGACCACGTGGTCGCCGACGGCCCCGGCAAGGCCACCGTCGTGTTCAACGACGGCAGCACCGCCGCCGGCACCGTGGTCGGCCAGGACCCGGAGTCGGACCTCGCAGTGATCAAGGTCTCGCGCAGCGGGCTGACCCCGGTGCAGTTCGGCGACTCCGACGCGCTCGCCGTCGGTGACCCGGTGCTCGCCATCGGGTCGCCGTTGTCGCTCGCCAACACCGTCACGGCCGGCATCGTGAGCGCGCTGGACCGGACCATGCAGGCCGGCGAGCCGGGCGGGCCGACGCGCTACTACGCGGCGATCCAGACCGACGCCGCGGTCAACCACGGCAACTCCGGCGGCCCGCTGGTGGACGGCGCCGGGCGGGTGGTCGGTGTCAACTCGACGATCAAGTCGCTGGTGGCCGACGGGCAGGAGGCGGGCAACATCGGCCTCGCCTTCGCCATCCCGATCAACCAGGCGAAGCGGATCACCGAGGACATCATCGGCACCGGCAAGGCCCGGCGTACGGTCATCGGCGCCCAGGTGGGCGGCACCGGCGCCACCGGCGGCGGGGTACGCCTCAACGCGGTCGAGCCGGCCGGCCCGGCGGCGGCGGCCGGTCTGCGTACCGGGGACGTGGTGCTCCGGCTGGACGGCCACCCGATGACCGACCCGACCGATCTGGTGGCCCTGGTACGCAAGTACGCGCCCGGTTCGGTGGTGACGGTCGAGTACCGGCGCGGGTCGTCGCGGCAGAACGCGTCGGTGACGCTCGCCGCGGATGCGAAGTGA
- a CDS encoding O-methyltransferase, which yields MATVAGHGSSTAQALHFAESFVTEDLVLRTARALAHEVGVEAVTPGSGAALRLLAAAGNARAVVEIGTGTGVSGVWLLRGMRPDGVLTTIDVEVEYQRIARRLFQEAGFPSGRTRIITGRALDVLPRLADGAYDLVFVDAVSTGFAAYVDAALRLLRPGGVLALNGALAAGRIGDPAARDVETVTVRETIKAIRESEHWVPALLPVGHGLLAAVKA from the coding sequence ATCGCCACGGTCGCCGGTCACGGCAGTTCGACGGCCCAGGCGCTCCACTTCGCCGAGTCTTTCGTCACCGAGGATCTCGTGCTGCGCACGGCCCGCGCCCTCGCCCACGAGGTGGGGGTGGAGGCGGTCACGCCCGGGTCGGGTGCCGCGCTGCGGCTGCTCGCCGCCGCCGGGAACGCCCGGGCGGTGGTGGAGATCGGCACCGGCACCGGGGTGAGCGGCGTGTGGCTGCTGCGCGGCATGCGGCCCGACGGCGTGCTCACCACGATCGACGTCGAGGTCGAATACCAGCGCATCGCCCGGCGGCTGTTCCAGGAGGCGGGCTTCCCGTCGGGGCGTACCCGGATCATCACCGGCCGCGCCCTCGACGTGCTGCCCCGGCTCGCGGATGGTGCCTACGACCTGGTCTTCGTGGACGCGGTGTCGACCGGCTTCGCCGCGTACGTGGACGCGGCGCTGCGGCTGCTGCGCCCCGGCGGGGTGCTCGCGCTCAACGGCGCGCTGGCGGCCGGCCGGATCGGCGATCCGGCCGCCCGGGACGTCGAGACGGTCACCGTGCGGGAGACGATCAAGGCGATCCGCGAGTCGGAGCACTGGGTGCCCGCGCTGCTGCCGGTCGGCCACGGCCTGCTCGCCGCCGTGAAGGCCTGA
- a CDS encoding leucyl aminopeptidase family protein, with protein sequence MLVIRLVSGPAGPDALVLPVRPGGPDSPDSPAAPASSAQLVPTAVPPGDDVRDEAAAVLPAARLTGSAGEVRQHLRPGGSPSRLWLLGVGDGDERDWRTAGAALARAAKDETQITIALPAEATTALRGLAEGLLLGSYRFRLTEAGGRPALAEVEVLVDDPDALAGTLAAARATAETTRLARDLTNMPSSTKNPEWFAAQVAEAASGRPDLHLRVRGPEELAAEGFGGILAVGGGSASGPRLVELDWRPEGARTHVVLVGKGITFDTGGISIKPVPAMKLMRKDMAGAAAVIAATLGAAELRLPVRVTTLAPLAENMVSGSAFRPGDVIRHYGGLTSESTNSDAEGRLVLADALAYAVRELKPDLLVDLATLTGANAVALGKRHAALYSENDALAAGLLDAITAAGERAWRMPLADDYVEYLASDVADLHSSPAQGAGSVVAALYLREFTGDLRDRWVHLDMSAPSWSDDTHGELVKGATGWGVRGLLRWLATLG encoded by the coding sequence GTGCTGGTCATTCGTCTGGTGAGTGGGCCCGCCGGGCCCGACGCTCTCGTCCTGCCCGTCCGTCCCGGAGGGCCGGACTCGCCGGACTCGCCGGCCGCCCCGGCCTCCTCGGCCCAGCTGGTCCCGACCGCCGTGCCGCCCGGTGACGACGTCCGGGACGAGGCCGCCGCCGTACTGCCCGCCGCCCGGCTCACCGGTTCGGCCGGCGAGGTGCGCCAGCACCTGCGTCCCGGCGGATCTCCGTCGCGGCTGTGGCTGCTGGGCGTCGGCGACGGCGACGAGCGCGACTGGCGTACCGCCGGCGCCGCGCTGGCCCGCGCGGCGAAGGATGAGACGCAGATCACCATCGCGCTTCCGGCGGAGGCGACCACCGCCCTTCGCGGCCTGGCCGAAGGGCTGCTGCTCGGCTCGTACCGCTTCCGCCTCACCGAGGCCGGCGGGCGACCCGCCCTGGCCGAGGTCGAGGTGCTCGTCGACGACCCGGACGCACTCGCCGGCACGCTCGCCGCCGCCCGGGCCACCGCCGAGACGACCCGGCTCGCCCGGGACCTGACGAACATGCCCTCGTCGACCAAGAACCCGGAGTGGTTCGCCGCCCAGGTGGCCGAGGCCGCGTCCGGGCGGCCCGACCTGCACCTGCGGGTACGCGGCCCGGAGGAACTGGCGGCCGAGGGCTTCGGCGGCATCCTGGCCGTCGGCGGCGGCTCCGCCAGCGGCCCGCGCCTGGTGGAGCTGGACTGGCGGCCGGAGGGCGCGCGTACCCACGTGGTGCTCGTCGGCAAGGGCATCACGTTCGACACCGGCGGCATCTCGATCAAGCCGGTGCCCGCCATGAAGCTCATGCGCAAGGACATGGCCGGCGCCGCCGCCGTGATCGCCGCGACGCTCGGCGCCGCCGAGCTGCGCCTGCCGGTACGGGTGACCACGCTCGCCCCGCTCGCCGAGAACATGGTCAGCGGCTCGGCGTTCCGCCCCGGCGACGTGATCCGGCACTACGGGGGGCTCACGAGCGAGAGCACCAACTCCGACGCCGAGGGCCGGCTGGTGCTCGCCGACGCGCTGGCGTACGCGGTCCGCGAGCTGAAGCCCGACCTGCTTGTCGACCTGGCGACGCTCACCGGCGCGAACGCCGTCGCCCTGGGCAAGCGGCACGCCGCGCTCTACAGCGAGAACGACGCGCTCGCGGCGGGCCTGCTCGACGCGATCACCGCGGCCGGCGAGCGGGCCTGGCGGATGCCGCTCGCCGACGACTACGTGGAATACCTGGCCAGCGACGTCGCCGACCTGCACAGCTCGCCGGCCCAGGGCGCCGGTTCGGTGGTCGCCGCGCTGTACCTGCGGGAGTTCACCGGCGACCTGCGGGACCGGTGGGTACACCTGGACATGTCCGCGCCGTCGTGGTCCGACGACACGCACGGCGAGCTGGTCAAGGGCGCCACCGGCTGGGGTGTGCGCGGGCTGCTGCGCTGGCTGGCGACGCTGGGCTGA
- a CDS encoding DUF3117 domain-containing protein, translating to MAAMKPRTGDGPLEVTKEGRGIVMRVPLEGGGRLVVEMTPDEATALGDALKAAAG from the coding sequence ATGGCGGCGATGAAGCCGCGGACGGGCGACGGTCCGCTGGAAGTCACCAAGGAGGGCCGGGGCATCGTCATGCGAGTCCCGCTGGAGGGTGGTGGCCGGCTCGTCGTCGAGATGACTCCCGACGAGGCCACCGCGCTCGGTGACGCGCTGAAGGCGGCCGCGGGCTGA
- a CDS encoding PaaX family transcriptional regulator C-terminal domain-containing protein: MQARSALFDLYGDHLRARGGRAPVAALVKLLAPLGIAPPAVRTAVSRMVRQGWLEPLRLASGPGYSITPKAARRLDEAASRIYRTGRHSWDGRFDLLVLTAPSSRRDRQRLAANLAFLGYGTLDDCTWVATRPGEDVDLLLDEAGVRYERFTAAHAAGTPGAMGVVRRAWDLAEIGRAYERFVAEQKPLLSGVTVRSSDEDAYAARFRLVHAWRTFLFRDPQLPPALLPERWPGTSAASFFDRHAARLRPAADRYVEQCLDAGNRLARQKGR, from the coding sequence ATGCAGGCACGGTCGGCACTCTTCGACCTGTACGGCGACCACCTCCGGGCCCGGGGCGGCCGCGCACCGGTCGCCGCCCTGGTCAAGCTGCTCGCCCCGCTGGGGATCGCCCCACCGGCGGTACGCACCGCGGTGTCCCGGATGGTCCGCCAGGGCTGGCTGGAACCGCTCCGGCTCGCGTCCGGACCGGGATATTCGATCACCCCGAAGGCGGCTCGTCGACTCGACGAGGCGGCGTCCCGGATCTACCGGACCGGACGGCACAGCTGGGACGGGCGGTTCGATCTCCTGGTGCTCACCGCGCCCTCCTCCCGCCGGGACCGGCAGCGGCTCGCCGCCAACCTCGCCTTCCTCGGCTACGGCACGCTCGACGACTGCACCTGGGTGGCCACCCGCCCGGGTGAGGACGTCGACCTGCTGCTCGACGAGGCGGGCGTACGCTACGAGCGCTTCACCGCCGCGCACGCGGCCGGCACACCGGGTGCGATGGGCGTGGTCCGCCGCGCCTGGGACCTGGCCGAGATCGGCCGGGCCTACGAGCGCTTCGTCGCCGAGCAGAAGCCGCTGCTCTCCGGCGTCACGGTGCGCAGCAGCGACGAGGACGCGTACGCGGCCCGGTTCCGGCTCGTGCACGCGTGGCGTACGTTCCTGTTCCGGGACCCGCAACTGCCCCCGGCACTGCTGCCCGAGCGCTGGCCGGGCACCAGCGCGGCCAGTTTCTTCGACCGGCACGCGGCCCGGCTCCGGCCGGCCGCCGACCGGTACGTCGAGCAGTGCCTCGACGCCGGCAACCGCCTCGCCCGACAGAAGGGTCGTTAG
- a CDS encoding enoyl-CoA hydratase-related protein, whose amino-acid sequence MTEPLLVDRTDAVVTLTLNRPTAMNSLDVALKEALRDTLAELETDRSCRAVVLAGAGGSFSAGQDLREHVRTLETSDADPLGTVRAHYNPIAARLANLPKPVVAAVRGMAAGAGASLAFLADFRIGGPKTRFLMAFAGVGLAADTGASWTLPRLVGHAKAVELLMLAEPVGAEDACRLGLLTKLVDDDEQVLPSAQELAARLAAGPTIAYGAIKRQLSIADAGTLADALAAEAQAQAICGATADHRAATKAFVDKQKPVFEGR is encoded by the coding sequence GTGACCGAGCCGCTCCTCGTCGACCGCACCGACGCCGTCGTCACCCTGACGCTGAACCGCCCGACGGCGATGAACTCGCTCGACGTGGCGCTCAAGGAGGCGCTCCGGGACACCCTGGCGGAGCTGGAGACCGACAGGTCCTGCCGGGCGGTCGTGCTCGCGGGTGCCGGCGGCTCGTTCAGCGCCGGGCAGGACCTGCGCGAGCACGTGCGGACGCTGGAGACCTCGGACGCCGACCCGCTGGGCACGGTGCGGGCGCACTACAACCCGATCGCCGCCCGGCTGGCCAACCTGCCCAAGCCGGTGGTCGCCGCGGTGCGCGGGATGGCCGCCGGGGCCGGCGCCTCGCTGGCGTTCCTCGCCGACTTCCGCATCGGCGGCCCGAAAACCCGGTTCCTGATGGCGTTCGCCGGGGTGGGGCTCGCCGCCGACACCGGCGCCTCCTGGACGCTGCCCCGGCTGGTCGGCCACGCCAAGGCCGTCGAGCTGCTGATGCTCGCCGAACCGGTCGGCGCCGAGGACGCCTGCCGGCTGGGCCTGCTGACCAAGCTGGTGGACGACGACGAGCAGGTGCTCCCCAGCGCGCAGGAACTGGCCGCCCGGCTCGCCGCCGGCCCCACGATCGCGTACGGGGCGATCAAGCGCCAGCTCTCCATCGCCGACGCGGGCACGCTCGCCGACGCGCTGGCCGCCGAGGCGCAGGCACAGGCGATCTGCGGTGCCACCGCCGACCACCGGGCCGCCACGAAGGCGTTCGTCGACAAGCAGAAGCCGGTCTTCGAGGGGCGCTGA
- a CDS encoding DNA-3-methyladenine glycosylase I: MTDLVTGADGLPRCAWGASTPDYAVYHDEEWGRPLRGDDALYERLTLEAFQSGLSWLTILRKRQAFRDAFAGFRIESVARYGEADVTRLMADAGIVRNRAKIEAAIANARAASELPEGLSALLWSFAPPPRAARPRSFAEVPATSPESVAMAKALKKRGFRFVGPTTAYALMQATGMVDDHLADCHVSGDRAGV; the protein is encoded by the coding sequence GTGACTGACCTGGTGACCGGCGCCGACGGGCTGCCGCGCTGCGCGTGGGGAGCGAGCACCCCCGACTACGCCGTCTACCACGACGAGGAGTGGGGCCGGCCGCTGCGCGGCGACGACGCGCTCTACGAGCGGCTGACGCTGGAGGCGTTCCAGTCCGGCCTGTCCTGGCTGACCATCCTGCGCAAACGGCAGGCGTTCCGGGACGCCTTCGCCGGGTTCCGGATCGAGTCGGTGGCCCGTTACGGCGAGGCCGACGTGACCCGGCTGATGGCCGACGCCGGGATCGTCCGCAACCGCGCCAAGATCGAGGCGGCGATCGCCAACGCCCGGGCCGCGTCGGAGCTGCCCGAGGGCCTGTCCGCGCTGCTCTGGTCGTTCGCGCCCCCGCCCCGGGCGGCGCGTCCCCGGTCCTTCGCCGAGGTGCCGGCCACCAGCCCGGAGTCAGTCGCGATGGCCAAGGCGCTCAAGAAGCGGGGCTTCCGGTTCGTCGGCCCCACGACCGCCTACGCGCTGATGCAGGCCACCGGCATGGTCGACGACCACCTGGCCGACTGCCACGTGAGCGGTGACCGGGCCGGGGTGTGA
- a CDS encoding SRPBCC family protein produces MTGAGPSADDFTEASRRGAAEVTATVIVEAPADRVFAALTAWERQSDWIPLTRVRVVEGDGGEGSLVEAVTALGPAVLRDEMRVVRVDAPYEVGVVHCGKLLRGPGVLRCTPMDRDRTQVVWHEWFHLPGGRAGRVAWPVLWPGSKFSLTQALKKFARLVEQGRLP; encoded by the coding sequence GTGACCGGCGCCGGCCCGTCGGCCGACGACTTCACCGAGGCGTCCCGCCGGGGCGCCGCCGAGGTCACCGCCACGGTGATCGTCGAGGCCCCGGCCGACCGGGTCTTCGCCGCGCTCACCGCGTGGGAGCGGCAGTCGGACTGGATCCCGCTGACCCGGGTCCGGGTGGTCGAGGGCGACGGTGGCGAGGGCAGCCTGGTCGAGGCGGTCACCGCGCTCGGTCCGGCAGTGCTCCGCGACGAGATGCGTGTGGTGCGGGTCGACGCGCCGTACGAGGTCGGGGTGGTGCACTGCGGCAAGCTGCTGCGCGGGCCCGGCGTGCTGCGCTGCACCCCGATGGACCGCGACCGCACGCAGGTGGTCTGGCACGAGTGGTTCCACCTGCCGGGCGGGCGGGCCGGCCGGGTGGCCTGGCCGGTGCTCTGGCCCGGCTCGAAGTTCAGCCTGACCCAGGCGCTCAAGAAGTTCGCCCGGCTGGTCGAGCAGGGCCGCCTGCCCTGA
- a CDS encoding DivIVA domain-containing protein, translating into MGEVLLLLVVALTVAAVVFGVTVLVSGKDPGLTPAEPDGRAVPLPGSRPLDESDVSDVRFDTALRGYRMNQVDAALRRAAYDIGYKTELIGVLEAENAALREGRTEDAEALRRAREEAAATRPEAESAPDPSTEPVVIDLSEPESPARAGADGQPARADADGQPGRADADGRPGRAPAEAGVAEAPAAAATEDTVSPANGIAAGPADDDADRERGSVVRSESA; encoded by the coding sequence ATGGGTGAGGTTCTGCTCCTCTTGGTCGTCGCGCTGACCGTCGCGGCTGTGGTGTTCGGGGTGACGGTGCTGGTCTCCGGCAAGGATCCGGGTCTCACGCCGGCCGAGCCGGACGGGCGGGCCGTGCCCCTGCCCGGCAGCCGTCCACTCGACGAGTCGGACGTGTCCGACGTCCGCTTCGACACGGCGCTGCGCGGCTACCGGATGAACCAGGTCGACGCGGCGCTGCGCCGGGCGGCGTACGACATCGGCTACAAGACCGAGCTGATCGGCGTTTTGGAGGCGGAGAACGCGGCGCTGCGGGAGGGGCGTACCGAGGACGCCGAAGCGCTGCGCCGGGCCCGTGAGGAGGCCGCCGCGACCCGCCCCGAGGCCGAGTCGGCACCCGACCCGTCCACCGAGCCGGTCGTGATCGACCTGTCCGAGCCGGAGTCGCCGGCCCGTGCCGGGGCCGACGGGCAGCCGGCCCGCGCCGACGCCGACGGGCAGCCGGGCCGGGCCGACGCCGACGGCCGGCCGGGACGCGCCCCGGCCGAGGCGGGCGTGGCCGAGGCCCCCGCCGCCGCGGCGACCGAGGACACCGTCTCCCCGGCGAACGGGATCGCGGCCGGGCCGGCCGATGACGACGCCGACCGGGAGCGCGGTTCGGTGGTCCGCTCGGAGTCGGCGTGA
- the folP gene encoding dihydropteroate synthase: protein MTGALRLGGRTFGPGELVVMAIVNRTPDSFFDRGATFAQDSALRAVERAVDEGAEIIDIGGVKAGPGDEVDVAEEIRRTVDTIAAVRSAFPDVVVSIDTWRAEVAVEAVAAGADLLNDTWSGADPALARVAAATGAGLVCSHAGGLAPRTRPHRAAFDDVVADVVGTVTGLAERAVGLGVRRDGILIDPAHDFGKNTWHSLEITRRLAELTDTGWPLLVALSNKDFIGETLDLPVPERLEGTLAATAVSAWLGARVFRAHQVRETRRVLDMVASIRGDRPPAVTRRGLA from the coding sequence ATGACCGGGGCGTTACGGCTGGGCGGACGGACGTTCGGCCCCGGTGAGCTGGTGGTGATGGCGATCGTCAACCGCACGCCGGACTCGTTCTTCGACCGGGGTGCCACCTTCGCCCAGGACAGCGCGCTGCGGGCGGTGGAGCGCGCGGTGGACGAGGGCGCCGAGATCATCGACATCGGCGGGGTGAAGGCCGGGCCGGGCGACGAGGTGGACGTGGCCGAGGAGATCCGCCGGACGGTGGACACCATCGCGGCGGTCCGGTCCGCCTTCCCCGACGTGGTCGTCTCCATCGACACCTGGCGTGCCGAGGTGGCCGTGGAAGCGGTGGCGGCCGGCGCGGACCTGCTCAACGACACCTGGTCGGGGGCGGACCCGGCGCTGGCCCGGGTCGCCGCGGCGACCGGCGCCGGGCTGGTCTGCTCGCACGCCGGCGGGCTGGCCCCGCGTACCCGGCCGCACCGGGCCGCCTTCGACGACGTGGTGGCCGACGTGGTCGGCACCGTCACCGGGCTGGCCGAACGCGCGGTCGGGCTGGGTGTGCGCCGGGACGGCATCCTGATCGACCCGGCGCACGACTTCGGCAAGAACACCTGGCACTCGCTGGAGATCACCCGGCGGCTGGCGGAGCTGACCGACACCGGCTGGCCGCTGCTGGTGGCGCTGTCGAACAAGGACTTCATCGGCGAGACGCTCGACCTGCCGGTGCCCGAGCGACTGGAGGGGACGCTCGCCGCCACCGCGGTCTCGGCCTGGCTCGGCGCCCGGGTGTTCCGCGCCCACCAGGTCCGCGAGACGCGCCGGGTGCTGGACATGGTGGCGTCCATCCGGGGCGACCGGCCGCCGGCGGTGACCCGGCGCGGGCTGGCCTAG
- a CDS encoding NADH-quinone oxidoreductase subunit A produces MTGYLGSYATLGLLLLAAVLFFVTAFSANRVLRPSRPAEPWGKRASYECGLDPVGGDWAQMQIRYYVYAYLYVLFAVEAVFLFPWALVFDRPGFGATTVVEMGVFVAIVALGILYAWRRGVLRWT; encoded by the coding sequence GTGACCGGATATCTCGGCTCGTACGCCACGCTCGGTCTGCTGCTCCTCGCGGCCGTGCTCTTCTTCGTGACGGCGTTCTCGGCGAACCGGGTGTTACGTCCGAGCCGGCCGGCCGAGCCGTGGGGCAAGCGGGCCAGCTACGAGTGCGGTCTCGACCCGGTCGGCGGCGACTGGGCGCAGATGCAGATCCGCTACTACGTCTACGCGTACCTCTACGTGCTCTTCGCGGTCGAGGCGGTCTTCCTGTTCCCCTGGGCGCTGGTCTTCGACCGGCCCGGCTTCGGCGCCACCACCGTGGTGGAGATGGGCGTCTTCGTGGCGATCGTCGCGCTCGGCATCCTCTACGCGTGGCGGCGCGGCGTCCTGCGCTGGACCTGA